Within Nocardioides rotundus, the genomic segment CGCTACCCTGACGCGAGGTCCACGACACACGGAGGCGCCGAGATGGCGCTATCTCATATCTGAGATACGGTGGTGACATGACCGAGGACTACAAGGACCGGATCGGCAACCTGATCCGGGATGCCCGCAAGCACCGCGGCCTGACGCAGGCGCAGCTGGCCGAGCGGCTCGGCACCAGCCAGAGCGCGATCAACCGGATCGAGAAGGGGCACCAGAACCTCTCCCTGGAGATGGTCGCCCGGATCGGCGCGGCGTTGGACTCCGAGATCGTCGCGCTCGGCGCCGGTCCCACGCACCTGCGGGTCAGCGGACCCACGACTCTGTCCGGCGCGATCGACGTCAAGACCTCGAAGAACGCCGGCGTCGCGCTGCTGTGCGCCTCCCTGCTCAACCGCGGCCGCACGACGCTGCGCAAGGTCGCGCGGATCGAGGAGGTCAACCGCCTGCTGGAGGTGCTGAGCAGCCTGGGCGTGCAGACCCGCTGGCTCAACGACAACAACGACCTGGAGATCGTCCCGCCGGTCGACCTCAAGCTGGACGCGATCGACGAGGTCGCGGCCCGGCGTACCCGATCGGTGATCATGTTCCTCGGCCCCCTGCTCCACCGGGCCGAGCGCTTCGACCTCCCCTACGCCGGCGGCTGCAACCTGGGCACCCGCACCGTCGAGCCGCACATGTCGGCGCTGCGCCCGTTCGGCCTGGACGTGGTCGCCACCGACGGCTCCTACCACGCCAGCGTGCGCACCGGCACCGGTCCGGAGCGGGCCATCGTGCTGACCGAGCGCGGTGACACGGTCACGGAGAACGCGCTCATGGCGGCCGCCCTGCACCCCGGGACGACGGTGATCCGCAACGCGTCGTCGAACTACATGGTCCAGGACCTGTGCTTCTTCCTGCAGGCGCTCGGCGTGGACGTCGAGGGCGTCGGAAGCACCACGCTGACCGTCACCGGGCGCGACCAGATCGACGTGGACGTCGACTACGCGCCCAGCGAGGACCCGATCGAGGCGATGTCGCTGATCGCCGCCGCCGTGGTGACCGAGTCCGAGATCACGGTGCGGCGGGTGCCGATCGAGTTCATGGAGATCGAGCTCGCGCTGCTGGAGGAGATGGGCTTCTCCTACGAGCGCTCGCCGGAGTACGTCGCCGCCAACGGCCGTACCCGCCTTGTCGACATCACCACCAAGAAGTCGACCCTGCGCGCGCCGCTGGACAAGATCCACCCGATGCCGTTCCCCGGCCTCAACATCGACAACCTCCCGTTCTTCGCGGTGATCGCCGCGGTCGCCGACGGGCAGACCCTGCTGCACGACTGGGTCTATGAGAACCGGGCGATCTACCTCACCGAGCTGAACAAGCTGGGAGCGCAGGTGAAGCTGTTGGACCCGCACCGGGTGCTGGTCGAGGGGCCGACGCACTGGTCGGGCGCGGAGATCGTCTGCCCGCCGGCGCTGCGCCCGGCCGTGGTGATCCTGCTGGCGATGCTGGCCTCGAAGGGCACCTCGGTGCTGCGGTCGACCTACGTCATCCACCGCGGCTATGAGGACCTGGCCGAGCGGTTGAACCAGCTGGGCGCCAACATCGAGCCCTTCCGCGACATCTGAGGAGTGAGCCGGAGGTACCCCGAGCGGAGCGAGGTGTGCTGGAGGCGAGCCCCGCAGGATGGCGCGCAGAGGGGCCGCGACATCTGAGGAAACTGAGCAGCGGGGCTCAGGACGGGGCGGGGGTGCGCCGGTGATACTTCTCGCGTGACGACACCCGAGCGACCCTCCGACTCCCGCGCTGCGGCGCCGCGGACCGGCCGTGCCTACCTGGACGCGGTGCTGGACCCGCCCGGCTCCGTGTTGGCCCTGGCCCACCGCGGAGGGGCGGGGCACCCGGAGCTGGATGGCCTGGAGAACACCCTCACGGCGTTCCGGCACGCCGTCGACGCCGGATATGACTACCTCGAGACCGACGTGCACGTGACCGCCGACGGCGTTCTGCTGGCCTTCCACGACTCGGTCCTGGACCGGGTCAGCGATCATCGGGGTGCGGTGGAGGACCTGACGTACGACGAGATCCGGCGCGCCCGGATCGGCGGGCACGAGAGGATCCCGACGCTGGCCGAGCTCTTCGACGCCTTCCCCGACGCGCGCTTCAACATCGATGTGAAGTCCGAGGCGTCGGTCGAGGCGCTGGCGGAGTTCCTCGACGAGCGGGACGCCTGGGACCGGGTGCTGGTCGGCTCCTTCTCCCACCGGCGGCTGCGCCGCTTCCGCCGGCTCACCCACGGCCGGGTCGCCACCTCGGCGAGCCCGTGGGAGGTGGCCGCCTGGGTGCTGCTGCCGGAGTCGCTGGCCCGGAGGGCCGCTGGCGGGCCGGACGCCTTCCAGGTGCCCCACCGGCGCGGCCCGCTCACTGTCGCCGGCCGCCGGCTGGTCGGTCGGGCCCACCGGGCGGGCAAGCACGTGCACGTGTGGACCGTCGACGACCCCACCGAGATGCGTGAGCTGATCGACGTCGGCGTGGACGGTCTGGTGACCGACCGGACCGACGTACTCAAGACCGAGCTGGAGCAGGCCGGCAAGTGGAGGGGGCAAGCATGAGCGAGAAGGTCACCGGCATCGCCGACCTGAGCCCGCTGTGGCGGGCCAAGGAGCAGAAGGCGTGGTACTGGTACGACTGGGCCAACAGCGCCTACGTCACCACGATCGCGACGGTCCTCTTCGCGCCCTACCTGATCGGCGTCGCCGAGGCGGCGGCGGTGAACAACCGGGTGAGCGTGCTGGGCCTGCAGGTCGCGCCGGGCTCGCTGCCGTCGTACCTGGTCACGTTCTCCACCATCCTGTCCGCGATCGCGCTGCCGCCGCTCGGGGCGATGATGGACCGCACGGAGAAGAAGAAGCAGTGGCTGGCCGGCTTCGCGTGGGTGGGCGCGGCGTTCGCGTCGCTGCTGTTCTTCGCCCGGGGTGACAACTGGGAGATCGGCGCCGTCGCGATCATCGGGGCCAACCTGTGCCTGGCCGCGTCCATGGTCGTCAACGACTCGATCCTCCCGCTGATCTCCACCGAGCACGAGCGCGATCGCGTCTCCTCGCGAGGGTGGGCATGGGGCTACCTCGGCGGCGGTCTGCTGCTGGCGCTGAACCTGGCCCTCGTCGTGGTCCTCCCCTTCGGCCTCAGCGAGGCGGAGGCCGCGCGGATCAGCATGCTGTCCGCGGCGATCTGGTGGGCGGCGTTCACGCTCATCCCGTTCTTCGGTCTGAGCAACCACCCTCCCGCCGACGTCGAGCCGGTGTCGGGCAACGCCTTCGTGCGCAGCTTCGGACAGCTCTTCCAGACGCTGAAGGAGATGAAGAACTATCCGATGGCGCTGACCTTCCTGCTCGCCTACCTGTTCTTCAACGACGGGATCCAGACCGTGATCGCGTCGTCGTCGACCTATGGCGCGGAACAGCTCGGCTTCGGGCAGGGTGTTCTGATCGCAACCATCCTGCTCGTCCAGTTCGTGGCCTTCGGCGGCGCCCTCCTGTTCGGCAGACTGGCGGCCCGCATCGGCGCGAAGCGGACGATCCTGGGCGGGCTGGCGACCTGGATGGTGATCGTGACCGCGGCCCTGTTCCTGCCCGAGGGCGAGGTGGCGCCATTCCTGGTGCTCGGCGTCGCGATCGGCATCGTGCTGGGCGGGACCCAGGCGCTGGCCAGGTCCTACTTCTCCCTGCTGATCCCGCGGGGCAAGGAGGCGGAGTACTTCAGCTTCTATCACGCGATGGACCGCGGCACCTCGTGGTTCGGGACGCTGGTGTTCGGTCTGGTCTACCAGTTCACCGGCTCCTACCGGCCGGCCATCTTCGCGCTCATCGTGTTCTTCGCCCTCGGCGGGCTGCTGCTGATGAGGGTCGACACGGCCCGCGGGATCCGCGAGGCCGGGAACGACGTCCCCGCCGTGGTGTGAGCCCCCGGCGCCGCCCCGATGGGCGCGGGCGTCCATTTCCCAGGTAGTCGTGCCGCGGCGTCGCCGTACTTGGTGAATTTGCCCCGTACAGCGACGGCACAGCGTGACTACCTGGGAAATGAACGCCACCGCGGCGCCGGCGAGAGCCAGCCAACCCACCCGAAAGTGTGATTGTGACCCACCTCATCGGGGCCAGGCGGAACGGATGGGGGCGGAGTAACGTTGAACAGTCCGAGGTCGATTCCCCCCGATGCGAGATCCGCGTCATGAGACCTCCGCCTCCCCGTCACATGGGTGAGGCACGGACGAACAAGACTGGAGGTTGCCCCATGGCAGAACGGACGCTTCGTGGAGCGCGGCTCGGAGGCCAGAGCTTCGAGGACGAGCGCGGCGTCGAGTTCGCTGCGCGTCAGCAGGTGGGCTACCGCTGCCCGCAGGGCCACGAGTTCGAGATCACGATGTCGGTCGAGGCTGAGGTCCCGGCCGTCTGGGAGTGCCCCCGCTGTGGCCAGGAGAGCCTGAGCACGCAGGGCATCGAGAAGGAGGAGAAGGCCGAGAAGCCGGCACGTACCCACTGGGACATGCTGCTCGAGCGCCGCTCGGAGAAGGAGCTGGAGGAGATCCTCAAGGAGCGCCTCCAGCTGCTGCGCGACGGTGAGATCGGCCCCGCCCACCTGCACCGCGCGAACCAGCGCAAGCGCAAGAGCGCCTGACGCTCATGCGAGCGCGACGCTAGTCGTCGATCACCTCGCCCCGGACCACCGGGCCGTCCTCCGGCCCAGGTCGTCCGGGGCGTTGTGCGTTCGGGCCCGAGCGGCCCGAGGGATAGGTGCCCACCCCAGCCACGAGCAGGCGGCGCGTCACCAGCCGGGTGAGGACCCGGCGCGCGATCGGCCGGGTGAAGGGCAGGATCAGCAGCAGCGCGGCCAGGTCGGTCACGAATCCCGGCGTGAGCATCAACGTGCCGCCGATCAGGATCAGCGCGCCGTCGGCGAGCTCGCCGGCGGGCATCCGCCCGCTGCTCAGGGCCGTCGTCAGGGCACGGAACGCCCGGCGCCCCTCGCGCTTGACCAGCCAGGCGCCGAGGAGCGAGTCGGCGACGAGCAGCGCGATGGTCCACCAGGCGCCGATGACCTGGCCGACCTGGATGATCGCCCAGATCTCCACCAGGGGCACCACGACGAACGCCAGCACCATGAACCACATGGACAGGCGGGTACGGCGGGCCCTCATGACCGTCCTCCTCGCTGCTCGGCCCACCGCTCGACCTGGCGCCGCCGCTCGGCCAGCCCCCACGCGGTGATCCGCTTGAGCGACTCGACGGCCACGGCCCCGCTCATCTTGGACTCGCCGTACTCCCGCTCGACGAAGCTGATCGGCACCTCGACCACCCGCAGCCCGGCCTGCACCGCCCGGTGCGCCAGCTCGGTCTGGAAGACGTAGCCCGTGGAGCGGATGCTGGACAGGTCGATCGTCTCCAGCGCGCTCCGTCGGTAGACCCGGAACCCGGCGGTGGCGTCCTTCAGGCGGAGGCCCAGGAGCAGCCGGACGTAGAGGTTGCCGCCCCGGGAGAGCACCTGGCGGCTCAGCGGCCAGTTGACCACCTCTCCCCCGCGCACGTAGCGCGCGCCAATCACGACGTCGGCGTCGCGCAGGGCGGCCAGCAGCCGGCCGAGCTGGTCGGGCCGGTGCGAGCCGTCGGCGTCCATCTCGCCGACGACGTCGAAGCCCGCGTCCAGGGCGACCTGGAAGCCGTGGAGGTACGCCGCGCCCAGGCCGGCCTTCTCCCGGCGGTGCACGACCCGCACGTGGTCGTCGGCCGCCGCCAGCTTGTCGGCGACCTCGCCGGTGCCGTCGGGTGAGCCGTCGTCGACCACGAGCACGTGCACGTCCGGCTGCGCGGCGCGCAGCTCGCCGACCACCCGCTCGATGTTGTCGACCTCGTCGTAGGTGGGGATGACCATGCACTCGGTGCCGAGGTCGCGGTCACCCGCAGGGGGCATGGTCACGGTCGTCCTTCACGTTCCGGGGTGGGGCCGGCCGGCACCAGGGCCCGTGGGCTCGCGGGCGGCTCGGCATCGGCTCGCCCCCGACGATACGTCACGCCGCCACGACGCAGGGCGACCGCCGCGAGCGCCAGCAGCGCCACCAGCCAGGAGAGCCGGGCCGGCCAGGCGCCGAGCCGGACGGCGGGGGTGACCTGGCTGACCAGCGGCACGGTCTCGGTCAGCGAGGTCCGGGTGCGGATCGGCGCCTGCGCCCGGACCTCGCCGTCGGGGCCGATCACCCCGCTGATCCCGTTGGTCGAGGCGACCGCCAGCGACCGGCCGGAGGCGAGCGCCCGCAGCCGGGTGATCTCGAACTGCTGGTCGATCTGGTGGGTCCGGATGAACATCGCGTTGCTGGTCTGCACCGTGATCAGCTCCGCGCCGGCACCGACCTGGCGGGTGAAGACGTCGTCGTAGGCGACGTCGAAGCAGATCGCGTCGGCCACCCTGATGCCGCCGATCCGCAGCGGAGTCTCGCGCCGGCCGGGCGCCATGTCGCGGCTGATCTCGGTCAGCCGGCCGAAGTTCTCGAACTCCTTCATCGGGCCCTTGCCGCGCCAGGGGATGTACTCCCCGAACGGGACGGGGTGGCTCTTGCTGTAGCGCTCGGTGGCGCCCACCTCCGGACGCCAGACGATGCCCTGGTTGAGCACGGTGCCGGGCTCCGCGCCGTCCACGAGCGCTCCCACCAGGATCGGCACGCCCACCGCCTGGGACGCGGCCGTGATGGTCGCCCGGATGTCGGCATTGGCGAAGGGGTCGACGGCCGTGGAGTTCTCCGGCCAGAGCACGAAGTCGGGCTCCGGGGACCGGCCGGCCGCGACGTCGGCGGCGATCCGCTCGGTGACGATGCGCTGGTTCTCCGTCACCTGGCGGTGGTCCAGCAGCACGTTGGTCCCGTCGCCGGGGACATCGCCCTGCACGACCGCGACGGTGGCCGAGCCCACCCGCTCGGGCTGGTACGGCGCCAGCACGGGGCCGACGGTCACCAGGGCCAGCGCGACCGCCACTCCGGCCGCGAGACCGGGGCGTCGCCACCCTCCGGCGACGGCCCAGGCGAGCGCGGACCCGGTGAGGGCGAGGAGGAAGGAGACGCCGGTGAAGCCGGCGTACGGCAGCATCTGCGCCCACCAGGTGTCCGCGACGCCGTAGGAGACGCGACCCCAGGGCATCCCGCCGAAGGGCCAGGTGGTGCGCACCGACTCCACCGCCACCCACACCGCAGCGGTCCACAGCGGCCACCAGCGCAGCCGCTGGACCGTGGCCAGGGCGCTGCCCAGCGGGGCGAAGAAGAGCGGCTCGACCAGACTGATCCCGATCCAGGCGTCGGTGCCGATCGCGGTCATCCAGTGCTGGAGCCAGGTCATGAACACCAGCCCGAACACCAGCCCCGGCCACCAGGCGCGGCGGGCCGGGAGCCCGCGGACGGAGAGCACGAGCCCGGCGAGCGCGAACGGGATCAGCAGCCGGATCGCTGCCGGCTCGAAGGCCAGGGTGAGGGCCGCGCCGCTGCCCAGGGCGAGGAGGGTCCGGAGCAGCACGCTTCCACGGTACCGGTGGGGTCCGACCGCCCGGCAGGACAGGCGGGAGACCTCCGAGACCTTCGGACCACCCCGCCACCGACGGGCTGCCGCTGGAGGGAGTGTTGTCTAGGGGACCCGGGGGTCTCCCGCCTCCGTCCTCGCGGTGCGAGACCGACCTCCGTGGACTCGGGTCACTGCTCATCCGTGGCGCGGATGGTGCGACTCGACCACTCGGACGTCGGTCCGCTGACCGCTACTGCGTGGACGGACTTCGGGATACCTTCGATGCCCGCTCGGCCGGGTGTCAACCGGCCGCTGACCTGCGGCTACGCGCGTCCTCGCAGGTCAGGAGGGGGTCGTCCGCGCCGTACTTTCCGAGACTTTTTCTGATTTCCCGGCGTGTCGTCCGCTGGTCGGACGCCGACGTGCCGTAGCAGGGTTGCCCTGCTCGGTGCCGGTGGTGTCAGGGCCGGGGTGGGACGACGACCACGCCGGTCGCGGTGGTGGCCAGCAGCGGCGGGTCGAGTACGGCGGCCGCGCCGGGCCGCTCGTCCGTGGCCGCGCCGCGCGCGACCACGTGCACCGCGAACTCCATCGTCCGGCTGCGGGTGCCTACCCGCACCAGCTCGCAGCTGACCTCGAGCACGTCGCCGGCCCGCACGGCCTCGCGGAACTGCACGTCGGAGTAGGACGCGAACAGCCCCTCGTCCCCGTCGGTGAGGATGCTGAGGTCGGTGGCCACGTCGCCGAAGAGCTTGAGGCTGTAGGCGCCGTCGACGAGGTTCCCGGCGTAGTGGGCGTCGGAGTAGGGCACGTAGCGACGGTGCACCACGCGGGTTCCGGGCTCGGCGGTCATGAGGCGGTCCTCTCGGCGGTCGGGGCGAGGCGGTGGACGAGGTAGGAGGCGACCTCGCCGGGCGTCGTACCCCGGCTGAAGACCCGGTCCACGCCCAGGTCGGCCGCCGCGCTCTCGGAGAAGCGCGGGCCGCCGACGACCAGCAGCGGGCGTTGGTCGGCGGGGTAGGACTCCCGGAACGCGGCCGACATCTCGCGGGTGTTGAGCAGGTGGGCGTCGCGCTGGGTGACGACCTGGGAGACCAGGACGGCGTCGGCCCGCTCGGCGCGGGCCCGCTCGACGAGCTCGGGCACCGACACCTGGGCGCCGAGGTTCACCACCTTGACCTCGCGGTAGTACTCCAGCCCCTTCTCCCCCGCGAAGCCCTTGATGTTGAGGATCGCGTCGATGCCGACGGTGTGCGCGTCGGTGCCGATGCAGGCGCCCACGACGACCAGGCGCCGGCGGAGCGACTCCTTGATCGCGGCGTTCGCCTCCTTGGGCGTGAGCAGCGGGTAGTCGCGCTCCACGACCTCGACCTTGTCCGGCTCCACGAGGTGGTTCACCCGGCCGTAGACGACGAAGAAGGTGAAGCCCTCCCCCATCGGCTTGGCGTGCACGACCAGCGCAGGGTCCATGCCCATCTTGGTGGCCAGTTGCAGCGCGGCGCCCTCGGCGACCTTGGAGTGCGGCATGGGCAGGGTGAAGCTGACCTGCACCATCCCGTCGCCGGTGGTGTCGCCGTACGGACGGATCGGCCCGCCGACGCCGGTGGTCGAGCCTGCGCCCTCGGTGGTCAAGCCTGCGCCCTCGGTGGTCGAGCTTGCGCCCTCGGTGGTCGAGCCTGCGCCCTCGGTGGTCGAGCTTGTCGAGACCATCACGCCTCCTCCAGGATCTCGGTCGCGGGGTTGTAGAAGCCCTCGGAGCGCTCGAAGACGCCGTCCAGGCCCTTGCCGCCCTCGGGGGGCCGCTTCATCAGGCCGAACGTGCCGTCGGCGATCGCCGCGAGCAGCGGCGGGTGGCCGGCCGGGTCGGAGTCGGCGGCGATCTCCTCCATCAGGGTCATCGCCTCCCCGAGGACCTGCCGTGCCCGCTCCTGGATGAAGCCGCCGGGCTGCGGGTGGAAGTCCTCGTGCAGGTTGCCGGCGGCGTTCATCACGTAGCGCACGTTCTGCAGCGCCAGGTCGCGGTCGGAGAGCCAGGGCGTGACCACGGCCTCGGTCATCATCCCGACCAGCAGGATCCCCTGGTCGGTCAGGGCGCCGACCAGGTTGAAGAAGCCGTCGAGGAGGTAGCCGCGGAAGATGTCTCCGCTCATGTGCCGGGTCGGCGGCATCCACTTCAGCGGCGCGTACGGGAAGAGGTCGCGGGCGAGCATCGCGTGCGCGAGCTCCATCCGGAAGCTGTCCGGCACGTCCGGGTCGATCTCGAACGCGTGCCCCAGGCCGAGCTGCCAGTCCTCGAGGCCGGCCTCCTTGGCGAAGTACTCGTTGAGCAGCTGGCTGGTGGTGACCGTGTGCGCGGCCTCCACGGCGTCGGCGGTGGTGAGGTAGTTGTCCTCACCGGTGTTGATGATGATGCCCGCGCGCGCGTGCACCTGGCGGCTGAAGCGCTGGTCGACGAAGGTACGGATCGGGTTGATGTCGCGGAAGAGGATGCCGTACATCGAGTCGTTGAGCATCATGTCCAGCCGCTCCATGCCCGCCAGCGCCGCGATCTCGGGCATGCACAGCCCGGAGGCGTAGTTCGTCAGCCGGATGTAGCGGCCGAGCTCGCGGGAGGTCTCGTCCAGCGCCGCCCGCATCAGCCGGAAGTTCTCCTGGGTGGCGTAGGTGCCGGCGAAGCCCTCCCGGGTCGCGCCCTCGGGCACGAAGTCGAGCAGGCTCTGGCCGGTCGAGCGGATCACCGCGATCACGTCCGCGCCCTCGCGGGCCGCCGCCTGCGCCTGCGGGATGTCCTCGTAGATGTCGCCGGTCGCCACGATCAGGTAGATCCACGGCTTCCGCGGCGCGTCGCCGACCTCGGCGATCAGCCGGTCCCGCTCGGTGCGCCGCTGGTCCATCAGGGCGATCCCGCCGCCGACGGCCGCGCGGGCGGCCCCACGGGCGCGGTCCGCGTCGGCCCCGGTGGGCAGCCGGAAGCTCACACTGCCGACCGACGCCTTCTGGGCCAGCTCGGCCAGGTCGGCGGCCTCCCCGCGCGCCAGGGCGTCCCAGACGGGCAGCGCCACGCCGTGCGCGAGCCCGCCGTCCTCGGCGAGGTCGGCGCGCACCACGTCGGCCAGCCGGTTCACCCACGGGGTGCCCTCGGCGTCGGCGCCGGCGAGGCCGGCCAGGCGCAGCGTCGCGCGCTCGACCGAGACGGTGGTGTGGGCGCGGGCCAGGTCGACGATGGGTCGCCCGGCCCGCTCGGCAAGCTCGCGCGCCCGCTGGACGTCGGCGACGTCCAGCTCGAGACGCCCGGTGGTCTGGCTGCTCATGAGGGGTCCTCCTCGTGGATGATCCGGCCGGCGGCCAGGGTCAGGCGCAGGCGGGGAAGGTCGGTGTCGGGAGCCAGCACCGGCAGGCCGGCCTCGGCTCCGGCGGGCAGGTGCCAGGCGGCGAGGTCGGCGGGCGCGCCCACCTCCACGCGTCCTCGGTCGGTGTGGCCCGCCGCCCGCCAGCCGCCAACGGTGTGGGCGGTGACGGCGGTGTGCGGGTCCAGGCGCTGCTCCGCCTCGTGATGGAGTACGGCGGACCGCACGGCCGCCCAGGGGCGCACCGGGGTGACCGGCGAGTCCGAGCCGAGGGCCAGCGCCACGCCCGCGTCCGCGAGGGACCGCAGCGGGTTCATCCCCTGCCAGCGCGCGCCCAGCCGCTCGGCGTACATCTGCTCCGGCCCGCCCCACAGGGCGTCGAACATCGGCTGCACGCTGGCGGTCACGCCGAGCTCGGCGAGCGTGGCGATGACCTCGGTGCTGGGCATCTCCACGTGCTCCAGCCGGTGCCGGGCCGCCCGGATCGCCTCGGGCCCCGCCGTCGAGGCCGCGCGCCGGAAGCCCTCCGCGACCGCGTCCATGGCCGCGTCGCCGATGCAGTGGAAGCCCGCCTGCAGGCCGGACTCCGTGCACAGCAGCACGTGCTCGGCGATCTCCTCGGCGGTGAGATAGGCGTGCCCGGTGGTGCCGGGCGCGTCGGTGTAGGGCTGGTGCAGGCAGGAGGTGCGCGAGCCCACCGCGCCGTCCACGTTGAGGTCACCGGCCAGCCCGGCCACCCCCAGTCGCTGCGCGGCGTCCAGCGCGCCGGCCTCGCCCCAGTAGAGCGTGGCGTGCAGCCCGGTCTCCTCGGCGGCCTGGCGCACCAGGTCGAGCTCGTACTCCGGGCCGATGTGCGGGGCGGCGTTCTCGTGGAAGGCCACCACCCCCTGGCGGGCCATCAGCCGGCACGCGGCGCGGGCGGCGTCCAGCCGCTGGTCGGGGCCGATGAGCGTGGCGAGCACGACCCGGACGGCGTGCGACGCCTCGCGGACCACGCGGCCGTCGTCGCTCCAGCCGTCCATCGACTCCAGGCCCGGCACGGAGGCGGTCAGCGCCGGGGACAGCACCGAGGAGTGCCCGTCGACCCGGGTGAGGATCACTCGCGCGTCCGGCGCGGCCCGCTCGACCTCCGCGGCGGTCGGGGGTGTGGCGTCCGGCCAGAGGGTCTCGTCCCAACCCTGCCCGACGATCACCGTGCCGTCGGCCGCGCGGGCGGCGTGCCCGGCCAGCCGGTCGAGCGCCTCTTCTCGGGTCCGGCTGCCGGTGAGGTCCAGCCCGGTCTCGGCGAACCCGGTCTGCACGGCGTGCAGGTGCGCGTCCACGAAGCCGGGGCCGAGCCAGGCACCGCCCAGGTCGATCGCGCGGTCGGCGTCGGCCCAGGCCGACGCCCCGTCCTCGTCGCCGATCCACGCGACCCGGCCGTCCTCGACGGCCACCGCGGACGGCGTCGTCGGGGAGTCCTCGTCCGGAGGGAGCGTGGTGTGGACGCGGGCGTTGCGGAGGAGGATGCGGGTCACGGCTCCAGTCTCCCCTCGAACAGGGACCGGACGCCCTCCTCGGCGCGCAGGAGGTCCAGGGCGAATGCCGCGTGGCCGGGGACGTAGCCGTTGCCCACCAGCATCCGCACGTCGGCCGCGAGCCCCTCGGCCCCCAGCGCCGCCGCGGAGAACGAGGTGGCCATGGAGAAGAAGATCACCGTGCCGCCCTCGGCGGTGGCCAGGATCGCGCCGCCCTCGCAGCCGGGTACGTCGACGCACACGACCGTCACGTCCGCCGGTCCGCCCGCGCCGGCGACCGCGTCGCGGAGCGCCACCGGGTCCGTGGCGTCGGCCAGCACGACCTCGTCGGCCAGGCCGGTCGCCTTGAGCAGGGTGGCCTCGCGCTCGTTCGGTACGACCCCGATGGTGCGGGCCGCGCCGGCCCGGCGGGCCGCGGCCAGGCTGAGCGAGCCGGACTTCCCGGCCCCGCCGACCACGGCGACGGTCGGCCGCCCGGAGGCGCCGTACTCCTCCACGACGCGGGCGGTCAGCGCCGGCGCGCCGCAGACGTCCATGACCGCCAGGCTCAGCGCGGGGTCCAGGTCGTCGGGGATGACGGCGGCGATCGAGCGGCCGAACAGGACGGCGTACCCGTCGCACGGCACCTGCTCCGAGCGCCCGTCCCAGCCGGCGAGCCCGTCCTCGATCACCAGCGGGGTGAGGGTGAGGGAGACCAGCGTGGCGACACGGTCCCCGACCTGCAGGCCGAGCGGCGACTCGGGGCCGACCTCCTCGACCGTGCCGACCAGCATCCCG encodes:
- a CDS encoding FxsA family protein, which encodes MRARRTRLSMWFMVLAFVVVPLVEIWAIIQVGQVIGAWWTIALLVADSLLGAWLVKREGRRAFRALTTALSSGRMPAGELADGALILIGGTLMLTPGFVTDLAALLLILPFTRPIARRVLTRLVTRRLLVAGVGTYPSGRSGPNAQRPGRPGPEDGPVVRGEVIDD
- the lnt gene encoding apolipoprotein N-acyltransferase produces the protein MLLRTLLALGSGAALTLAFEPAAIRLLIPFALAGLVLSVRGLPARRAWWPGLVFGLVFMTWLQHWMTAIGTDAWIGISLVEPLFFAPLGSALATVQRLRWWPLWTAAVWVAVESVRTTWPFGGMPWGRVSYGVADTWWAQMLPYAGFTGVSFLLALTGSALAWAVAGGWRRPGLAAGVAVALALVTVGPVLAPYQPERVGSATVAVVQGDVPGDGTNVLLDHRQVTENQRIVTERIAADVAAGRSPEPDFVLWPENSTAVDPFANADIRATITAASQAVGVPILVGALVDGAEPGTVLNQGIVWRPEVGATERYSKSHPVPFGEYIPWRGKGPMKEFENFGRLTEISRDMAPGRRETPLRIGGIRVADAICFDVAYDDVFTRQVGAGAELITVQTSNAMFIRTHQIDQQFEITRLRALASGRSLAVASTNGISGVIGPDGEVRAQAPIRTRTSLTETVPLVSQVTPAVRLGAWPARLSWLVALLALAAVALRRGGVTYRRGRADAEPPASPRALVPAGPTPEREGRP
- a CDS encoding UDP-N-acetylglucosamine 1-carboxyvinyltransferase, whose translation is MTEDYKDRIGNLIRDARKHRGLTQAQLAERLGTSQSAINRIEKGHQNLSLEMVARIGAALDSEIVALGAGPTHLRVSGPTTLSGAIDVKTSKNAGVALLCASLLNRGRTTLRKVARIEEVNRLLEVLSSLGVQTRWLNDNNDLEIVPPVDLKLDAIDEVAARRTRSVIMFLGPLLHRAERFDLPYAGGCNLGTRTVEPHMSALRPFGLDVVATDGSYHASVRTGTGPERAIVLTERGDTVTENALMAAALHPGTTVIRNASSNYMVQDLCFFLQALGVDVEGVGSTTLTVTGRDQIDVDVDYAPSEDPIEAMSLIAAAVVTESEITVRRVPIEFMEIELALLEEMGFSYERSPEYVAANGRTRLVDITTKKSTLRAPLDKIHPMPFPGLNIDNLPFFAVIAAVADGQTLLHDWVYENRAIYLTELNKLGAQVKLLDPHRVLVEGPTHWSGAEIVCPPALRPAVVILLAMLASKGTSVLRSTYVIHRGYEDLAERLNQLGANIEPFRDI
- a CDS encoding polyprenol monophosphomannose synthase, encoding MPPAGDRDLGTECMVIPTYDEVDNIERVVGELRAAQPDVHVLVVDDGSPDGTGEVADKLAAADDHVRVVHRREKAGLGAAYLHGFQVALDAGFDVVGEMDADGSHRPDQLGRLLAALRDADVVIGARYVRGGEVVNWPLSRQVLSRGGNLYVRLLLGLRLKDATAGFRVYRRSALETIDLSSIRSTGYVFQTELAHRAVQAGLRVVEVPISFVEREYGESKMSGAVAVESLKRITAWGLAERRRQVERWAEQRGGRS
- a CDS encoding RNA polymerase-binding protein RbpA, whose translation is MAERTLRGARLGGQSFEDERGVEFAARQQVGYRCPQGHEFEITMSVEAEVPAVWECPRCGQESLSTQGIEKEEKAEKPARTHWDMLLERRSEKELEEILKERLQLLRDGEIGPAHLHRANQRKRKSA
- a CDS encoding glycerophosphodiester phosphodiesterase, with the protein product MLALAHRGGAGHPELDGLENTLTAFRHAVDAGYDYLETDVHVTADGVLLAFHDSVLDRVSDHRGAVEDLTYDEIRRARIGGHERIPTLAELFDAFPDARFNIDVKSEASVEALAEFLDERDAWDRVLVGSFSHRRLRRFRRLTHGRVATSASPWEVAAWVLLPESLARRAAGGPDAFQVPHRRGPLTVAGRRLVGRAHRAGKHVHVWTVDDPTEMRELIDVGVDGLVTDRTDVLKTELEQAGKWRGQA
- the kal gene encoding 3-aminobutyryl-CoA ammonia lyase; this encodes MTAEPGTRVVHRRYVPYSDAHYAGNLVDGAYSLKLFGDVATDLSILTDGDEGLFASYSDVQFREAVRAGDVLEVSCELVRVGTRSRTMEFAVHVVARGAATDERPGAAAVLDPPLLATTATGVVVVPPRP
- a CDS encoding MFS transporter, whose amino-acid sequence is MSEKVTGIADLSPLWRAKEQKAWYWYDWANSAYVTTIATVLFAPYLIGVAEAAAVNNRVSVLGLQVAPGSLPSYLVTFSTILSAIALPPLGAMMDRTEKKKQWLAGFAWVGAAFASLLFFARGDNWEIGAVAIIGANLCLAASMVVNDSILPLISTEHERDRVSSRGWAWGYLGGGLLLALNLALVVVLPFGLSEAEAARISMLSAAIWWAAFTLIPFFGLSNHPPADVEPVSGNAFVRSFGQLFQTLKEMKNYPMALTFLLAYLFFNDGIQTVIASSSTYGAEQLGFGQGVLIATILLVQFVAFGGALLFGRLAARIGAKRTILGGLATWMVIVTAALFLPEGEVAPFLVLGVAIGIVLGGTQALARSYFSLLIPRGKEAEYFSFYHAMDRGTSWFGTLVFGLVYQFTGSYRPAIFALIVFFALGGLLLMRVDTARGIREAGNDVPAVV